TTCTCTTTGGGTCAGGATGAGCTTCTTCAACGCTTCATTCCTTCCCTGGCCCGCATCAATCCCAAATTCGAGCCGGGCTGGGTGAACAAGACCTGGCTGTACCGCACAAAGTATGCCCAACCCGTCCCATTACTGAACCACTCGCGCAATATTCCCGCCATCCAGACCCCCATTCCAGGCCTTTATTTCGCCAGTATGAGCCAGGTCTATCCATGGGATCGTGGTACGAACTTCGCGGTTGAGATCGGCCGTAAGGCTGCCCACATCATGCATGAAGGTCAAGTTTCGCTCACCAGGTAATCAAACCTCATAAAAGTTAATATCATCCTTTCTGACGTACCAGCCTGCTGGTCAATTTGATCTTACCTGTCGCCAAATTAAGGCTCACCTGACCGGACTGGTATAATCAGCCTGGATTGGAGGTTTTCATGGCCGAACCGCTGAGTAACTCAAAACCTGGTCTCCTCGAAGCGCCTGTGCTTTCTCGTATCCGCCGTAATCATGCTCTTGAACATGCCACATTGCACGTTTTATCCTCTCGTTTACCCCACACCGCCCTGATGGGTCACTCTGATATGGGTGGTTTTTGGATCATTGGTGAAGTCTCACCTGAAGACTTACATGCAGCTGTCCAGGAAGCGCTCACCCGCCTGCGGGCAGGTGAAGCTGATCTGGCAGTCCATCCCAACTGTGGTACGAATTATGTCACTGCGGGGGTTCTGGCAGGATTATCGGGAGCTGCTGCCATGCTGACAGCCGGCAGGCGATGGCAGGACAAACTTTCGCGCTTGCCATTGGCGGCTTCCCTGGCTACGCTTGCCCTGATCGCTGCGCAACCTCTGGCCCTATCCATTCAACGCCACATCACCACTTCGGGTCAGCCTGGATCCCTGGAGGTCGTGGCGATCACGAACAAAACCCAGGGCCGCATGACTTTGAACCGCATCGAAACAAGAGGCTAGATTTGGCTGACGAAGGACCCGAGATTTACTTGTTTGATGGCGATGATGAGTTTGCCATCAACGCCTCTATCGCCAAGATCATCAGCCATCTTGGCGAGCCAAGCATCGCCGACATGAATACCATCCGCTTGGATGGCAGGTTAGCCAGCTTGGCGCAGCTCAAAGATGCCACGGCCAGCGTGCCTTTCCTGGCCTCCAGGCGCCTGGTGATACTCACCCACCCCACTGCCCGTTACAGGGAAAAAAGTGAGCAGC
This sequence is a window from Anaerolineales bacterium. Protein-coding genes within it:
- a CDS encoding oxidoreductase, with amino-acid sequence FSLGQDELLQRFIPSLARINPKFEPGWVNKTWLYRTKYAQPVPLLNHSRNIPAIQTPIPGLYFASMSQVYPWDRGTNFAVEIGRKAAHIMHEGQVSLTR